The sequence ttgtttttatctgaAAACTGGTATTTTCTCAGCAATATTGCAACAGAGTTGTGCACTGAATACCTGATTCCAGCTAGACCTCAGTtcttgaacattttaaaaaggcactttaagaagaaaaaatctGGGCAGATAAATGTTTCCAAGCTTTTTACGGATACACTTATGCATGTGCAGTATTGTCTGAgagcccctgtgtgtgtgtgaggtttttttcagtttatgtTTATTTCTGTGCTCTCCACAACTCCTCTCTAGCTCAGTGTTACTAAGGGGAAGAGGAGAACACAGTGATGCATTTCAGCTCTGAAACTGCTTtacattttgatacatttttccAGGACCTTTAGATCAACATACTTTCAGtgctgtgtatataaatattagtGCTTGAAGTGATGTAGCCAAGTTGTATTTTGTAGAAAGGTAACAAAATGCGCCTGGCTGATTGGAGGTAGCCATGGATAAATATTCATGCCTGTATTCAAAATCTTCTCCCAGACGAGTTCCTCAGTTGGAATGAAGCACTTACTGTATATCCCCAAGCAActcattattattgtaaatgtgGAAACAAACCATTTGCATAGCCCGCATAGCCCTAGAAGAAAAAATACCACACACTATGATATTCCAAAGCTGTTGTTTTCCTTCTCTAATAGTATGATGCAAGACACATAAAGAGCAGGTTTGGTGCTCTAGACCTATCACTACAGACCTGAGTGTAAGGTCGTTGTTGAACAGGATCAGTCAAGAAACATGAATAACATCCTTAATGTCTAGCACTTAATTAAATATTGATTGAAGATTTATTTGGGATTTACGacatcaaatcaaaacacagtTTGAGAGGACCCTTTGATTTTGTGCTTTTTGAAGTGGAAATTAGGATTTAAATCAGCAGTAACAGCTCTGACAGAGGAGCCCCCCCTCCCCAGTCTATGAAGTTGTTTCTGGCAGAATGAAATGGCTATTTGACTTCAGGCATTCATATTTATGTACAGGGAAAAAAAGAATGTTGTGTGATTGCAGTGCAATTCATACAGtgtttattacatattttttaggTTTCTGTTTTCCTTTCATACAAATCCTGCAGATTTTGCACTGAacttaaaaatgtgtttcttttcaatgcTTGAAATGCTGTGCAATGTGTCAGATGCTGTATGCTATGTTATATTTTTAAGGTTTCCATAGATGAAGCATGGCTGCAAGATGTTGAATGATGGATATAGTTCCCaggttgttattataattattgttattgtcaaTGATGCATTTTAGTTCTTATATAGCCTCTCTGTTGTATatacagataaaataaaaagtttgtaaaaaaaaaacgtttgtgTTTTCCTCCCCACATAATAACTGGTACAATGCATTCTTATGTCTCTCTTAGAGTAAGCTTAAATTATATTGTGAGTTTAAGGTCAAGTTCAGCTAAACTCTCTTCAGTTTCCTTTGTTCTAGCGCTGCAGGGCATTGGGCAAGTTGGGAATCTGTATCCAGGGTCTGAATATAGTGTAAAACCTACATATGTCCCATAAGGAAGAGAATTAATATGAATAACTAATGAAGATTGGGTGTATTTTTCAGATATAAGTCCCAGGTTCACAATTTAACTTGTTGCAGGAGGCCTGTTAAGATGAAAAGTCAGTAATTGATTCTGCCCTGACGGAACTAGcactggcattgtgttggttgAAGGCAAGTGTACAGTATATCCCCTTAATATCTAGTACTGTACACTGCTCTCCACTACCACCTGATGGAGCTATTCCACCTCAGACTCTTGGTTTTCAGTGTTGGTTCTGTTCTGCGCTGAATGAAGAATGAGAGGTGGTTTAATTATGCCAGTGATGGAGAGATCAGGTAGAGGGCACAGAGCTGCAACAATAACAACTGATATTAAACCAGGGGGAACtagtgttaaaataaataaataaataaacagacagtGATCTGCATTAATGCCTCAAATGCTTTCCAATCTGATTTACTGGgggacaaaataaaataagaagccTGCTCATCGGCAGTGAACTCTGTGTGTAATCCCAGTCCCTTCCTGCTCATGTAAGCCCCTTTACCAAAGCATTTTTCCTGGCACGCAGTTTGCCTCACTGCATATATTTCTGAATATTCCTGctaatattttggttttgcaatttgGTCGTATTATACTTTCCTGTTCCACTGGTGCTGTAAATCGTTCCCTGTACCCCTGATTTGCTGCAGTTGTCAGCACTCCTGGTTGAGAGCaatgtaaaaaatgttttaaaaacgttttatttttattttttttcattattttacatttgattaAAATTGATCTATAAGCAATAAAGAAAGGATTGGTTTAACATCAAACACAGGGGAATGTCTGCACAGCTACTGCAGATGTATATAGGATTCTGTTCTTTGGCTTTGGGAGTCCATATGTTTGATTGGGTTAAGATGTGaaatcaattattataataagccAAATCAGTGCAATAGTTTGTGCAAAATATGGGGTCTTATTCAATGATATACATTGATGAAGGCAATTCTCCGGTTTCTCCATTTAAGGGAGGAAATGAAAGACTTGATTAGAAAGAGCTGAGAAGAGAGTAACTTCAAtaactgttttgtatttgcaaTGCAATTACAATGTTAGCACTTTAAATGCAATGTTATTAGCCATCGATCCTGTAGATATGAAGAGGTTTCTCCTCCCATTGTTCTGTGAAATGTGTAATCTGACCAGAGTATTTCACTTAACATCCTACAGTTTTACAGGCCAAGGCAACTCTTTAACTGTGCCTAAGATATGCATAACAGCAATGGTGTATATTTATGTGCAGTGTAATTCCAGATGATTATCAAGGAACTGAAATAGGGCTTAAACACTGGAGGCCCCTACAGAGCTTTGGCTTAATGAATGGTTGCTCATTACGGTTCTGATCCACTTAGAGTACATTGACACGCGGGTGTAGATGCCGTACTTTCCTTCCATGGCACAGCCCTCCCCCCAGCTTACAATCCCCGTTAAGAAATAGGTGTCATGATATTTAGTGACATGGGGCCCCCCACTATCCCCCTGGCAGGAGTCCTTCCTCTCGTTGGAGTAGCCAGCGCAGAACATGAAGCGTGACACCTTGTCGGAGCTGCTTTCCTTGCAGAGTGACCGGTCCACGTACGGCACGCTCAGCTTCTGCAGCACCAAGGCCTGTGGGCCACCCTGCACCAGCCGGCCGAAGCCGCTCACTGTGGACTTTGCGTTTGAGCTTATCAGCATCTCAGTGAAATCCTTGGACCCCAGGCACACAGGCATCACGAACGCGCTGAAGACGATGGGCTCCTTGAGATGCAGCAGCGCGATGTCGTGGTTGTGCGGGCTTATGGCCTTGTCATATAGAGGGTGAATGTACAGCTCTTTGATGTGGTGCTTGCTCTCTGTGCCCTCATGCTTGGTCATGTCATTCTCACCTGGCAAGAGATCATGAAAGGGCACTTCAGAGACAGCAGGATGGCATGCCCAGGCACTagtcactttctccatccatgctcaaagtgtaatTAATGCTAACGACTACTGAATGTAATGTAATAGGCATATCAGCATGACATATATTCATGTAATTTCTCTTATTCAGCAAATACTTAAAGCGTAACAACCTATTAAATTCCTAAAATCAcggttttgtgttttgctatAATGTGTAAATAAGATGTATACCACCCTTCAAGACAGATTATATCATATTTGCAACTTTTAAAATTTACCAAATAATGCTAGGTGTCAAAAACGACAAAATCAGCTGATTTCCGTATTCCTACTCCTTGacagtaattatagtttccataaACAACATGCAGTGTTGCTGTGTGCAAAAATGGTAAAGAGAGAGTTACTCATCTCCTTTTCAACAACGGGCGATTAACGCGCAGTGAAGATGGTTTGTGCAAATAATCCCATAATCCAAAAGGGGCAAAGATCTGTAATCTGCAAAGATCACTCGACTCacataaaaccaaaaacaaacttCCTGAAATGATGTGGTGATGTGGTGCTTTATACAGTATACCCACCCTTCTATTTTTGGAAAGACAACTGAGCATGTCAGCTCTCCTGGCAGTTTGTGAATGGAGTTGGGCACTATTTTTATTGCAGTGCATGTAAAGGTAATGTAGTGCAAAGTCAAATCCACTAAACTGAGAATGAATCAGATTATATGTATATGCATTAAGACAAAACCAtgaagataaatatatatagcagtttttttttcaaacaaaaGGCAACCTGTGTGTTGTGAGCATTAGAGAGCTCCTTAGGTGCTGTAgtgtgttttcatttcagtttgtatAAAACATGATAAGCAATAATTTTTGGCATTATGGATTTTTGTAGGTGGCACACTCACTTCATGAGTCTTGGGAtggcaattatttttaaaattactcCTGTTATACAAAAGAAAAGTTTTCCTTGCAGACATttgattcagaaaataacacacTGTAACATACATTACTGTGTATTAAGCTAGTATTAAACCAGTGAAGGTGAGTGGTATGATTCTAGCGTTGTGACCAAATTTAGTTTCCCCCCTTTTTTCGAAGGACGGATCGTTTACTTGCACAAACCATGTCACTGCACATCAATGACTTGATAATAATGACTAGAGATGCCTGGGGGTTGCAGTTTTCCACTTTCCAGCAAGTTATGACTCaaaacatcctgaaatactgaaGGAGCGTATATGCTGTGTTTTGACATCCACCATTATTTGAGTTTTTTAAAGTACTTATATGCTAATATTACTTATACAGTATAGCAACACAAAAATggcataaaaacataatttttggTTACCATGCATGTTTCTCTTTAACATACAATCCCAACCAAACACtgcttgtttaatttaaattagttatacacaaaaacaacagaacTGTCAAGCTgaatttgattttattgatgGGGCACAGGACTCACCCACTATGATGATGGGCAGCGCCTCTTTAAATCTGTCAAAGCAATGTGCTGCCGTCACCACCCAGTGCTCACTCAAGATGGAGCCTCCGCAGAACCACTGTTCACTGGTTTTATCAAGAATCACCACCTGGAGGGAGCCGGCACAGAGAGGCGTGACACCATGGACAGGTTAAGGCAGATGTCTTTCACAAGCACACGACTAGCATTCTCATGTATGACACATGCACTCACATACACACCTGCCAGGGGATCTCCCCAGGTTGACAGGTGTCCCCCCCCACGATGCGAGTGTCAAGTTTCGTCTCGGCATGGATGGAAAGTTTGCCCAGGGAGGGgttggtggtgatggtggtggggGCCGTAGTGTTGAGGGTTTTAGTAGTGTTGGTGGCATTGTTGAGTGCCAAGGTCTCCGTCTCATTGGTATCCAGCGAGGACAGGACGACTGTACCGCGTTCGACTTTGGAGAGGCTGGGGCTTAGATTTTTCACCAACCTGCCACAGGGGAACGGGCCTGCCAGaccagacacagagacagggtTCACCACACAGGGTTCCTCCCCTACACGACTTGCCCAAACCCCATATATTATGAAGCATAAAACTGAACACTTCCTATCCTTGCAAGAATAAGCCTATTTTATATACTTTACTGTGTTTCCTCCACTATAATGTGCCTTTACCATGGTATACTGCAGTCAATTTGTATAAGGATAAAAACAAGATTGTATTCAAACATTACGGTCAGGCTCGCAGGCTTTCCCATCCTTGCCCAGTCTGTATCCATCTGCACAGCTGCACACCACCTTGTTCGGAGCAGCTGGCGCACAGAAATGCACGCAGCCGCCATTATTAAGATTGCATCTCCTGATGAGTTCTGATGAGGAGAAAGACACCGCAGTTAAAAACCAAGACCTGTTGGGAATcgatggaatcgttttgtttgtttttgaaaaagaaagaaaaaataaatcttggtACCATTTCACTGCATGTGCCACACTCGCATCCCTCTTTTtcaaaagaacataagaaagtttacaaacgagtggaagccattcgacccatcgtgctcgtttggtctatttataaatgttcccaaattttcagtttcaaccacatcgctggggagtttgttccagattgtgacacctctctgtatgaagaagcatctcccgttttctgtcttgaatgcctttaagcccTAAAAGTATTCTCGATGTGGCTTCCCAAAGTCAAACTGATCTCCCCAGTTGTTAGTAAGATTCCTTGCCATGCGTTCTCACCTATCTCACAGTTCTTGCCATCATACCCAGGTTTGCACCAGCAGACATAGGATTTGATATCATCTTTACACTGGCCCCCATTCTGGCAGGGCGAGGACTTGCACTGGTCACCATCTGACAGACACgggcacacagcacacagagttACAGTAGGGCAGCTGCTAGCattagattttattattattgttaaaactGACTTTTAAATCTAAATCTTCATTCATCGTTGTTTGTCACTAATTGTACAGTTTACCATGCATATATGTCAACTAGGCATGTGCTGGTTTCTGTAAATCAATAATCATGTCAATAAAATACATGCTTACCAACATATGTGTAGTAAAACTCCATCTGAAAGTGAGAGACAACAAATTATAAACACATAGCTTACTTGTCACGGAGGGATTTAAAGCTGcctttactactactactactactactactactactactactatttgcACCCCTTCTAAaacacagtgtgtagtgtagtttGTAGCATGACAAATATAGACCTGAAGTCAAAAAGAAAGTCCTGATTGCTGCTTACTTCTTGATGACAcccaaaaatacatgaatacatgaaCCTTGGATGTCACAGAGAAGCTTTAGACATGTGAGAATAATTATTAAACATCATTGTGCTGTAGAGTTGAGTGGATCTCTGTGTGCTGGTGCTATATTTATAGAACCTGAAAATTGACAGTAACTTATCTGCAAGTAGAGAACACATCTTAAGAACAGAGCAAGAAAAACGTCAACCGTTTACTGTGCAAGAATAAACACAAATTGGTTAGGTTGTCAAATATGGAAATCAAAATTGCAGATAAGTTACTTGTACTTGTGGAAGTATTTGTCATTTGTACAACTCCACAGCTTCAGGCCATTATGCTGACTGGTTTCCAGCAAGAGTGGTAGTGCCAAGTAGTAGTGCTGGGTTTAAGTGCTGCACAGCTGAGCAGCTCGATGCCGTGCGATGAAGATGGACACCTAACTGCTTTCTCATTGTTTTCGAAGACCTCCCTGGCCTCCTCGAAGTTGCACTTCTCCTCGTAGCACTCCCTCTCCAGGTTATCCGGGCGCATCTCCTCGAACAGGCCATTGTTGAAGCGCCGCTCTCTCCGCAGCACAGAGGTGGCAGAGCGCTGAGAGATGAACACTGATCCTGGAAcacgagggagagagggagagagggagaccgGCGGGCAGAACATgaatgagacagagagagagagatatagagagagAATTAAAAGAAATGTCTGCTAGTTGGAGGTAAGAGGCAAATCCCTGAAGGGCATGAACTGATAGAGACCTTTCCCCTCACAAAAGGAGTTTTCTTAAAGTTGCAATTTGACCTGCACCCTGAAGGGATTCATGTATTTAGTCggatttttctttcttgctaTGGACTGCTTGCGCATTTTATGTTTACAGTCAAGGCCTAGTTCAGGTGGGAGAAACTACAGCTGAGTTTGTTCCCGATCCACACATCACTGTTAAGAAAGATAAATATATGgaaatgggaaaataaataagtaaataatccCAGCCTACCTTGACAGCTCAGACTGCATTCCTGCAGGATGACAAAGATCACTAAAAGCGAAGAGAATTTTGCCATCATGCTCCAGTGAGAAAGTCTCTTGCTGTGAAGTTGAGGGAAAGAAGCCATCTGATCGATCCGGCGCTCCAAAGTACATCCGCCTGTTTACACAGCGGGGAAACAAAAGGTTACTTGGACCTCTGAgtgcatatgtgtgtttgtgtgtgcgtgcgtgtttgCGTGTTTgcttgcctgtgtgtgtgtgtgtgtgtggggggggggtgcaagTGGGTGGATGTGTTTATTTACGTGTCTATGCACATGTGCTTTATGAAGACCATATTGATAATATGGGGTGGTTGACCTTTGTGTCATTTCAACGAAAGCATTattgctgatgatgatgttgatttTTAAGATTGCATTCGTCAGCTCACTTTTCTAGTTTGTTACCACTCTGGGAAAAAAATGTAAGGGGTCCTTTACACTTCACTGTGATGTTTTCCAGACTGGCCTCACAATTGCAGCACTTAAACTCAGTCCACTGACAGCACAGAGCTCATGCAGATTGAGAAATCAGGGCCATCTTCTATAAATATTGACAATAGTTTAAAAACTCACGACACATGCACATGCTTTTTAGGCATTTATTAACCAGAATTGAAATGGAGGGGTGGTGGGGGATAGAACATCCCGGAAAGCAGGAATAGgaatcaaaatgaaaataaatctgcTGGTGTGTCCAGCCCCCTCGTCCACTTTGACCCTATTAAAgtatatgtaaataataatgacaCTGGCTTCATGTATAATACAAACGCAAACTGCCTTCAAACGTTTTAGAACTGTTGGTGATATATAAGTGTGTTAGCTTTTAGTCAAAGTCCGGTAAGTCAAGGAACAGTCTGCGCAGGAATTAATCAATTTGGCCTTGCTGTAAAAATCACGGCCACTGCGAAATACACTCTGCCTAAAATGAGATGTCAAGACCAGCAGAGGGCACTTAAACTGCATGTAGGCTCCAAGGTCTAACGGTTTCGTCACAACCTTAAATAGATCTCTGTCTGAGGAACGCTTGTGTACCTTTCTGTTCACCTTCGGGTGATTTATGTGTGCAAAAGCTGCTTTCCAACAAGATGTTAAATTACAATACTGGTTTCTGACTGGCTCAAGCACTGAACAGCTGAACAGCTCAGCATAAAGTTTCTGAATATATTTTAGGCAATAGGCTAATTAATTGCCATATTTGTGTGAAATTACGGTTATTTCTGGGGGAAAtatctattaaaaaaatggaaaacctGTAATTAGATTTCTTCAAGCTGAGATATAATTAGAGATACAGATGACGATAGAAATGGTCTAATGATTACATTTAGGATGTTTGGAGAGCATTATTTTGAGCAATTTGGTGAAATCCTctatgaaaataatgaaattaggATTATGTTTTGGTCCAacctagggttagggttacagtcCTCAGTAAACTTTGGCTTTTGTTAAGGCCAGAGTTACTTTCCTACTGAGTTAACTGAATTgcgtatatatttatatgggtTTAACTTGAAATATAGGTATTTGAGAGGGTTGGGGTGAAGGCTGCAGATATTGTTCCACAATAGACATTGCACTACAATATAGCAATTAATAATGACGGaggaagacatttattttatgtgaaATTATTGAGATtggaaagagaggaaaaaaaataaatctgcaaaaATAATCCAGAATTATGACTTTGATTTCGATATTAGGTTATTGATTTTTTTGTCCTCCTGTATAAAGTGCTGATGTgatttaataattcataatgaGCCATAATTCAATCTAGTTAGCTGATTAATTGGCAAGATATGGAAATACCATTCACACACTCAGTGACATGAGGATTATGagttgatttaattaaataggGGTTCGTGATGGGGTTAGATTGCTCAGAAAGCGTAAACATCCATTTGAGTTTGCGTTTCAACTGGATACACAAGGATAACATAGAGGCCTTAGAGGATTATTTCCCATCAGTGGCATTTTCCTCATAGCGGCCTCCTCTTCAAAAACAGCACAACTTAATTTCCCCAGTTATGAGAAGAACAGGTTTCCAAACCTGAAGCTCAGAATAAAACATTGACATTTCACTAAACTCTTCTGATGAGAAAGTAAAGCAAAATACTTACAGCAGATTGGCTGAGAGAGTCACAGTGTAGGAGCCTGGGAGATATTTATAGCCTTCTTGACAGAGAGCAAGGAGGTGTATTTTTAAACCAGGCGCTGTGGTAATCATAAGGTTTGCTACCTGGGAGTTCAAAGTGAGGAATCTGCCAAAATCACTCAGCACATGCACAACTAAGTCAATTCCGTGCTGGCTGAGCACTGCATCAGACTTCATTTCCATATCAAAGTAGTGTAAGGAGAGGTGAGGTCTGGGAAGGCATTGATTGTTCTGTTGACGAAGAAAAGATTGCGAGAAGATTCTCAAGCATTGGAAAAACACTGGAAAATGTTGGGAATCAAACATGAGGTCATTTCATTCTCACACTTAAATATATGCACACTATAAAATGATACATGGTTGGCATCTCCATTTTCTAAGCACTCCAAGTCAAAGAGCATCAGTGTTAAACCGCTTTCCTACACTCTGATCACTGCAGCTCCACAGggtcttctgtttttcattacACCT is a genomic window of Amia ocellicauda isolate fAmiCal2 chromosome 10, fAmiCal2.hap1, whole genome shotgun sequence containing:
- the LOC136759977 gene encoding coagulation factor IX, with protein sequence MASFPQLHSKRLSHWSMMAKFSSLLVIFVILQECSLSCQGSVFISQRSATSVLRRERRFNNGLFEEMRPDNLERECYEEKCNFEEAREVFENNEKAMEFYYTYVDGDQCKSSPCQNGGQCKDDIKSYVCWCKPGYDGKNCEIELIRRCNLNNGGCVHFCAPAAPNKVVCSCADGYRLGKDGKACEPDRPFPCGRLVKNLSPSLSKVERGTVVLSSLDTNETETLALNNATNTTKTLNTTAPTTITTNPSLGKLSIHAETKLDTRIVGGDTCQPGEIPWQVVILDKTSEQWFCGGSILSEHWVVTAAHCFDRFKEALPIIIVGENDMTKHEGTESKHHIKELYIHPLYDKAISPHNHDIALLHLKEPIVFSAFVMPVCLGSKDFTEMLISSNAKSTVSGFGRLVQGGPQALVLQKLSVPYVDRSLCKESSSDKVSRFMFCAGYSNERKDSCQGDSGGPHVTKYHDTYFLTGIVSWGEGCAMEGKYGIYTRVSMYSKWIRTVMSNHSLSQSSVGASSV